The following are encoded in a window of Alphaproteobacteria bacterium genomic DNA:
- the rpmI gene encoding 50S ribosomal protein L35: protein MPKLKTKSGVKKRFKLTATGKVKHGVAGKRHRLISHNAKYIRQNRGTDVLADADTARVKLWAPYGLR, encoded by the coding sequence ATGCCCAAACTGAAGACCAAGAGCGGCGTGAAGAAGCGCTTCAAGCTCACGGCGACGGGTAAGGTGAAGCACGGCGTCGCCGGCAAGCGCCACCGCCTGATCAGCCACAACGCCAAGTACATCCGCCAGAACCGCGGCACCGACGTGCTCGCCGACGCCGATACGGCGCGCGTGAAGCTCTGGGCGCCCTACGGCCTGAGATAA
- a CDS encoding ribose-phosphate pyrophosphokinase, whose product MKLMTGNSNLPLAQAIAQYLEIPITEASVRRFADEEIFVEINENVRGEDVFVVQSTSYPANDNLMELLISIDALRRASAKRITAVLPYFGYARQDRKPGPRTPISAKLVANLITVAGANRVLSVDLHAGQIQGFFDIPTDNLFGAPAMAEDIKARFKGRAITVVSPDVGGVVRARALAKRLDNAPLAIVDKRRERAGESEVMNIIGDVSGRFCILIDDIVDSAGTLCNAAAALKEGGAEDVVAYCTHGVLSGAAAARVDTSVLSELVITDTIAAYDAADATPKIRLLTIAPLLAEAIRRIADESSVSSLFD is encoded by the coding sequence ATGAAGCTGATGACGGGAAATTCGAACCTGCCGCTCGCCCAGGCGATCGCGCAATATCTCGAAATCCCGATCACCGAGGCCAGCGTCCGGCGCTTCGCCGACGAGGAAATTTTCGTCGAGATCAATGAGAATGTCCGCGGCGAGGACGTATTCGTTGTTCAGTCGACCTCCTACCCGGCCAACGACAATCTGATGGAGCTCTTGATCTCGATCGACGCGCTGAGGCGCGCCTCGGCCAAGAGGATCACCGCCGTCCTCCCCTATTTCGGCTATGCGCGGCAGGACAGGAAGCCGGGGCCGCGCACGCCGATCTCGGCCAAGCTGGTCGCCAATTTGATCACCGTCGCCGGCGCCAACCGGGTCCTTTCGGTCGATCTCCACGCCGGCCAGATCCAGGGCTTCTTCGACATCCCGACCGACAATCTGTTCGGCGCGCCGGCCATGGCCGAGGACATCAAGGCGCGCTTCAAGGGGCGCGCGATCACCGTCGTCTCCCCGGACGTCGGCGGCGTCGTTCGCGCCCGAGCCCTGGCCAAGCGGCTCGACAACGCGCCGCTGGCGATCGTCGACAAGAGGCGCGAACGGGCCGGCGAATCCGAGGTGATGAACATCATCGGCGACGTTTCGGGCCGCTTCTGCATCCTGATCGACGACATCGTCGACAGCGCCGGCACGCTCTGCAACGCCGCCGCCGCGCTCAAGGAGGGCGGAGCGGAGGACGTCGTCGCCTATTGCACTCACGGCGTCCTCTCGGGCGCAGCCGCGGCGCGGGTCGACACTTCGGTGCTTTCCGAACTGGTCATCACCGACACGATCGCCGCCTACGACGCGGCCGACGCGACTCCCAAGATCCGCCTGCTGACCATCGCTCCTCTCCTTGCGGAGGCGATCCGGCGGATCGCCGACGAAAGCTCGGTATCGAGCCTGTTCGACTGA
- a CDS encoding glutamate--tRNA ligase, translating to MSVVTRFAPSPTGRLHVGNIRTALHNWLWARKAGGKFILRLDDTDQARSEEAFVAAIREDLAWLGLDPDEEDRQSDRFGRYEAALERLHAAGRVYPAYETAQELELRRKVQLGRGLPPVYDRAALALGEADRAGLEAEGRRPHWRFKLEHQTPIEWHDLIRGHQHLDPALLSDPVVRREDGSWLYMLPSVVDDIDMGVTHVVRGEDHVTNTGLQIQMFEALGPAPPAFAHEALLVGSEGKLSKRLGSLGVEAMKEAGIEPLALVAKLARIGTSLPVEAVAGVAPLIETFDFATFGRAPARFDMEELAGLNARIVHQLPFAAVADRLPEGMTEGDWAAIRPNLRSVAEAADWWEILHGHVAAPAAEEDRAFLALAASVAGEVDWSDAPWAALTARLKAERSGRALFHPLRRALTGRDSGPEMAVLLPLIGRDEAVSRLRAAGAINGIV from the coding sequence ATGAGCGTCGTCACCCGCTTCGCCCCCTCGCCGACCGGCCGGCTCCACGTCGGCAACATCCGCACCGCGCTTCACAACTGGCTGTGGGCGCGAAAGGCGGGGGGCAAGTTCATCCTTCGGCTCGACGATACCGATCAGGCACGGAGCGAAGAGGCGTTCGTGGCGGCGATCCGCGAGGATCTTGCCTGGCTCGGGCTCGATCCCGACGAAGAGGACCGCCAGTCGGACCGGTTCGGCCGCTACGAGGCCGCGCTGGAGCGATTGCACGCGGCGGGGCGGGTCTATCCGGCCTACGAGACGGCGCAGGAGCTCGAGCTCAGGCGCAAGGTCCAGCTCGGGCGAGGCCTGCCGCCGGTCTACGACCGCGCCGCGCTCGCGCTGGGCGAGGCGGACCGGGCGGGGCTCGAGGCCGAGGGACGGCGGCCGCACTGGCGGTTCAAGCTCGAGCATCAAACGCCGATCGAGTGGCACGACCTGATCCGCGGCCATCAGCATCTCGATCCCGCCCTGCTCTCGGACCCCGTGGTGCGGCGCGAGGACGGAAGCTGGCTCTACATGCTGCCCAGCGTCGTCGACGATATCGACATGGGAGTGACCCATGTCGTGCGCGGCGAGGACCATGTCACCAACACCGGCTTGCAGATCCAGATGTTCGAGGCGCTGGGCCCCGCGCCTCCCGCCTTCGCCCACGAAGCGCTGCTGGTCGGGTCCGAGGGCAAGCTTTCCAAGCGGCTCGGTTCGTTGGGCGTGGAGGCGATGAAGGAGGCGGGGATCGAGCCGCTCGCGCTTGTCGCCAAGCTGGCGCGGATCGGCACCTCGCTCCCCGTCGAGGCGGTGGCGGGGGTGGCGCCGCTGATCGAGACGTTCGACTTCGCCACCTTCGGCCGCGCGCCGGCGCGGTTCGACATGGAGGAGCTTGCCGGGCTCAACGCGCGGATCGTCCACCAGCTGCCGTTCGCGGCGGTCGCGGACCGGCTGCCCGAGGGGATGACCGAGGGCGACTGGGCGGCGATCCGGCCGAATCTGCGCAGCGTCGCGGAGGCCGCGGACTGGTGGGAAATCCTGCACGGCCATGTCGCCGCGCCCGCCGCCGAGGAAGACCGCGCCTTTCTCGCGCTCGCCGCGAGCGTCGCCGGCGAAGTCGACTGGTCGGATGCGCCCTGGGCGGCGCTCACCGCGCGGCTCAAGGCCGAGCGCAGCGGCCGGGCGCTGTTCCACCCGCTCCGGCGGGCGCTGACGGGCCGCGACAGCGGACCGGAAATGGCCGTGCTACTGCCGCTGATCGGCCGCGACGAAGCGGTCTCCCGGTTGAGAGCGGCGGGCGCCATTAATGGTATAGTATAA
- a CDS encoding energy transducer TonB, whose translation MRRIVMTEAGFFAQKRNSPSSLALVIALHAGLIAAVVMIKSPQFTRLVDPPLVVDSIEIPPDPIVDPPPPRHRTEQPVSRIDQVERVIETNTNAGTVVDTGQHPTELAENTGTGDRILPPPPPLPFRRAAELDPRYASELQPPYPATEQRAEREGFVRVRVTIGPDGRVVAIERLSATSDAFWRVTEQHARHHWRFRPATLDGRPVEDSKVMTLNFRLVDL comes from the coding sequence ATGAGGAGAATCGTCATGACCGAAGCCGGGTTCTTCGCGCAAAAGAGAAACAGCCCCAGCTCGCTCGCCCTGGTGATCGCGCTCCACGCGGGATTGATCGCCGCCGTGGTGATGATCAAGTCGCCGCAATTCACGCGCCTGGTCGATCCGCCGCTTGTGGTCGATTCCATCGAGATCCCGCCCGATCCGATCGTCGATCCGCCGCCGCCGCGGCACCGCACCGAACAGCCGGTGTCGCGCATCGACCAGGTGGAGCGGGTGATCGAGACGAATACCAATGCCGGCACGGTGGTCGACACCGGTCAGCATCCGACCGAGCTGGCCGAGAACACGGGGACCGGCGACAGAATCCTGCCTCCGCCGCCTCCGCTCCCCTTCCGCCGCGCCGCCGAGCTCGACCCGCGCTATGCAAGCGAGCTCCAGCCGCCTTATCCGGCGACGGAGCAGCGGGCCGAGCGGGAGGGCTTCGTCCGGGTGCGCGTGACGATCGGGCCGGACGGCCGGGTCGTCGCGATCGAGCGGCTATCGGCGACCAGCGACGCCTTCTGGCGGGTCACCGAGCAGCACGCGCGCCACCACTGGCGCTTCCGCCCGGCGACGCTCGACGGCCGCCCGGTGGAGGACAGCAAGGTGATGACTCTCAACTTCCGGCTGGTCGACCTCTAG
- a CDS encoding DUF2807 domain-containing protein: protein MRAPLIIGAAMIASACHAGGNAEETRPTAQRDFQVGAFDRIALGGSPNVIVAVGGAPSVHAEGDAELIQRLEVAVQDGQLRIGYREGSSHWFSFRNHRPVTIHVTVPSLAGAQIGGSGDMRIDRVQGPSFSGQIGGSGDMEIGTLAVGQANFSIAGSGGIRGAGRAESAMASIAGSGDIDLGALEVGDATLSIVGSGGINIRATRTAAVEIRGSGDVNVAGPARCTISKAGSGDVHCGG from the coding sequence ATGCGGGCTCCACTGATCATCGGCGCGGCAATGATCGCCAGCGCCTGCCACGCCGGCGGCAATGCCGAGGAGACCCGGCCGACCGCGCAACGCGACTTCCAGGTCGGCGCGTTCGACCGCATTGCGCTGGGCGGCTCGCCGAACGTCATCGTCGCGGTCGGCGGAGCCCCGTCGGTCCATGCCGAGGGCGACGCCGAGCTGATCCAGCGGCTGGAGGTGGCCGTTCAGGACGGCCAGCTGCGCATCGGCTATCGCGAGGGCTCATCCCACTGGTTCTCGTTCCGCAACCACCGCCCGGTCACGATCCACGTCACCGTTCCGAGCCTTGCCGGCGCCCAGATCGGCGGCTCCGGCGACATGCGGATCGACCGCGTCCAGGGGCCAAGCTTCAGCGGGCAGATCGGCGGCTCGGGCGACATGGAGATCGGCACTCTGGCGGTCGGCCAGGCGAACTTCTCGATCGCCGGATCGGGCGGCATTCGCGGCGCCGGCCGCGCCGAAAGCGCCATGGCCTCGATCGCCGGCTCGGGCGACATCGATCTCGGTGCTCTGGAGGTGGGCGACGCGACTCTCAGCATCGTCGGCTCGGGCGGAATCAACATCCGCGCCACCCGCACCGCCGCGGTGGAGATCCGCGGCTCGGGCGACGTCAACGTCGCCGGGCCGGCGCGTTGCACGATCAGCAAGGCGGGCTCCGGCGACGTCCACTGCGGCGGCTAG
- a CDS encoding CarD family transcriptional regulator, which translates to MATKALSFDVGDYVVYPKHGVGRVIELQSTDIAGMALELYVLRFEKEKMTLRVPTNKAESVGMRKLSSDKTMQEALTTLKGKPKVKRTMWSRRAQEYEAKINSGDLVSIAEVVRDLFRPDDAPEQSYSERQIFEAASTRLARELGAMEEIDERAALEKLLDILNKAAVVHHKVKIEA; encoded by the coding sequence ATGGCAACGAAAGCGTTGAGCTTCGACGTTGGCGATTATGTCGTTTACCCCAAGCACGGCGTTGGCCGCGTGATCGAGCTTCAGAGCACGGACATCGCGGGCATGGCGCTGGAGCTTTATGTGCTCCGCTTCGAAAAGGAGAAGATGACTCTGCGCGTTCCGACCAACAAGGCGGAAAGCGTCGGCATGCGCAAGCTTTCGTCCGACAAGACGATGCAGGAGGCTCTGACCACCCTGAAGGGCAAGCCGAAGGTGAAGCGCACCATGTGGTCGCGCCGCGCCCAAGAATATGAAGCGAAGATCAACTCGGGCGACCTGGTGTCGATCGCCGAGGTGGTCCGCGACCTGTTCCGCCCCGACGACGCGCCCGAGCAGAGCTATTCCGAGCGGCAGATCTTCGAGGCCGCCTCGACCCGCCTCGCGCGCGAATTGGGCGCGATGGAGGAGATCGACGAGCGCGCCGCGCTCGAGAAGCTGCTCGACATCCTCAACAAGGCCGCGGTCGTTCACCACAAGGTGAAGATCGAGGCCTGA
- a CDS encoding DoxX family protein, translating to MAPRASSFAPMALSLLRIVSGLLFLEHGTQKFLSFPAGQYAGSGLALNSMPAYAGIFEFLCGLLIAIGLFTRPAAFVASGVMAVAYWMAHAPRGFFPVNNMGDAAILYCFVFLYLAAAGPGPWSLDARRGRS from the coding sequence ATGGCCCCGCGGGCCTCGTCCTTCGCCCCGATGGCGCTGAGCCTGCTGCGGATCGTCTCCGGCCTGCTGTTCCTGGAGCACGGAACGCAGAAGTTCCTGAGCTTCCCGGCCGGCCAATATGCCGGGAGCGGCCTCGCGCTCAATTCGATGCCCGCTTATGCCGGAATCTTCGAATTCCTCTGCGGCCTGCTGATCGCGATCGGCCTGTTCACGCGGCCCGCGGCCTTCGTCGCCTCGGGCGTGATGGCCGTGGCCTATTGGATGGCGCATGCGCCGCGGGGCTTCTTCCCGGTCAACAATATGGGCGACGCGGCGATCCTCTATTGCTTCGTGTTTCTCTACCTCGCCGCGGCCGGACCGGGGCCGTGGAGCCTCGATGCGCGGCGCGGCCGATCCTAA
- a CDS encoding ferredoxin family protein codes for MTYVVTDACIRCKYMDCVEVCPVDCFYEGENMLVINPSECIDCGVCEPECPAEAILPDTESGLEKWLEVNATYSAEWPNITRKKDSPADADEHKGEDGKFDKYFSATPGEGD; via the coding sequence ATGACCTACGTCGTCACCGATGCCTGCATCCGCTGCAAATATATGGACTGCGTCGAGGTCTGCCCCGTGGACTGCTTCTACGAGGGCGAGAACATGCTCGTCATCAATCCCAGCGAGTGCATCGATTGCGGCGTGTGCGAGCCGGAATGCCCGGCGGAGGCGATCCTGCCCGATACCGAGAGCGGGCTCGAGAAATGGCTGGAGGTCAACGCAACCTATTCGGCCGAATGGCCCAACATCACGCGCAAGAAGGACAGTCCCGCCGACGCCGACGAGCATAAGGGCGAGGACGGCAAGTTCGACAAATATTTCTCGGCGACGCCGGGCGAGGGCGACTGA
- a CDS encoding RNA-binding S4 domain-containing protein, with the protein MADHLRLDKFLWFARIVKTRALAQSLAGEGHLRLNGRAVDKAHAPVRIGDVLTFARRGEVRVLRIEALPLRRGPPAEARALYCELTSEAGAA; encoded by the coding sequence ATGGCTGATCACCTCAGGCTCGACAAGTTCCTCTGGTTCGCGCGGATCGTGAAGACCCGCGCGCTCGCCCAATCGCTCGCCGGGGAGGGGCATCTTCGCCTCAACGGCCGCGCCGTCGACAAGGCCCATGCCCCCGTCCGGATCGGCGACGTCCTCACCTTCGCCCGGCGGGGCGAGGTCCGGGTGCTGAGGATCGAGGCGCTGCCGCTCCGCCGCGGCCCGCCGGCCGAGGCGCGCGCCCTCTATTGCGAATTGACGAGCGAAGCCGGCGCAGCCTAG
- a CDS encoding DUF1810 domain-containing protein, whose translation MSFDLDRFVAAQEGICEQALDELRRGRKRSHWMWFVFPQLAGLGRSETARFYGIASAGEARAYLAHPLLGGRLHECAAALLPHRGASAESILGPVDALKLRSSMTLFEAVAGDGAPFAAVIDTFYGAERDPATLSLLDG comes from the coding sequence ATGAGCTTCGATCTCGACCGGTTCGTCGCGGCGCAGGAAGGGATTTGCGAGCAGGCGCTCGACGAGCTTCGGCGCGGCCGCAAGCGCAGCCACTGGATGTGGTTCGTCTTCCCCCAGCTCGCCGGGCTCGGCCGCAGCGAGACGGCGCGCTTCTACGGCATCGCCTCGGCGGGCGAGGCGCGGGCCTATCTCGCTCATCCGCTGCTGGGAGGCCGGCTGCACGAATGCGCGGCGGCGCTGCTGCCTCATCGGGGCGCGAGCGCGGAATCGATCCTCGGCCCGGTCGATGCGCTCAAGCTGCGCTCTTCGATGACCCTGTTCGAGGCGGTGGCCGGCGACGGCGCACCCTTCGCCGCGGTTATCGACACCTTTTACGGGGCCGAGCGCGACCCTGCGACGTTATCCTTGCTCGATGGCTGA
- a CDS encoding SDR family NAD(P)-dependent oxidoreductase translates to MRFARHTVWITGASSGIGAAVAAAFAAEGAALVLSGRRREALEAIAGDRLVLPFEATDWAALPGAVETAWGWRGGIDILVNNAGISQRSLAVDTAPEVYRTLLETDLLAPIWLTQLVLPLMAGRRAGHIVAISSVAGRIGPVLRTGYAAAKHGLIGYCDSLRAEVEAAYGIKVTTVLPGSVRTNVAANALQADGSARGESDANIEAGMEPAECARRIVDAVAAGTRELVVAEGAEAFAAGLRWQDPERLFDLLAVEGARLARAREEGERPDPAPVRIR, encoded by the coding sequence ATCCGGTTCGCGCGGCACACGGTCTGGATCACGGGCGCCTCGTCAGGCATTGGCGCGGCAGTTGCCGCGGCATTCGCGGCGGAAGGCGCGGCACTGGTCCTCTCCGGCCGTCGGCGTGAGGCGCTCGAAGCAATCGCCGGCGACAGGCTCGTGCTCCCGTTCGAGGCGACCGACTGGGCGGCGCTGCCCGGCGCGGTCGAGACCGCCTGGGGCTGGCGCGGCGGGATCGACATCCTCGTCAACAATGCCGGGATCAGCCAGCGCAGCCTCGCCGTCGACACGGCGCCCGAAGTGTATCGAACGCTGCTCGAGACCGACCTGCTGGCGCCGATCTGGCTGACCCAGCTCGTCCTGCCGCTGATGGCCGGGCGCAGGGCCGGCCATATCGTCGCGATCAGCTCGGTGGCGGGGCGGATCGGGCCTGTGCTTCGAACCGGCTATGCCGCGGCCAAGCACGGCCTGATCGGTTATTGCGACTCCCTGAGGGCCGAGGTCGAGGCTGCCTACGGGATCAAGGTGACGACCGTGCTGCCCGGCTCGGTGCGTACGAACGTCGCCGCCAACGCGCTCCAGGCCGACGGCTCCGCGCGCGGCGAGTCCGACGCCAATATCGAGGCCGGCATGGAGCCCGCCGAATGCGCGCGCCGGATTGTCGACGCGGTCGCGGCGGGGACTCGCGAACTGGTCGTTGCGGAAGGGGCGGAGGCTTTCGCAGCGGGGCTGCGCTGGCAGGACCCCGAGCGATTGTTCGATCTCCTCGCCGTCGAGGGCGCGCGGCTCGCCAGGGCGCGCGAGGAGGGCGAGCGGCCCGATCCGGCGCCGGTCAGGATTCGATGA
- a CDS encoding peroxiredoxin, protein MRFGSALAALSLALLPAAGLAALAVGTAAPDFTTSGALAGRPFQLHLREQLRHGPVVLYFYPRSFTQGCTLEAHAFSEAALEFRQLGARVIGLSADDYDTLRRFSVEACRNAFPVATATATTIRAYDVLLRPGQPMTNRTSFVIAPDGHIIYAYSDLDYRNHVANTLAAVREWRARQRRRG, encoded by the coding sequence ATGCGTTTCGGTTCCGCTCTTGCCGCGCTTTCCCTCGCCCTTCTTCCCGCCGCGGGGCTCGCCGCCCTCGCCGTCGGCACCGCCGCTCCCGATTTCACCACATCCGGCGCGCTTGCCGGCCGTCCGTTCCAGCTGCACCTGCGCGAGCAGCTGCGCCACGGCCCGGTCGTGCTCTATTTCTATCCGCGCTCCTTCACCCAGGGTTGCACGCTCGAGGCGCATGCCTTTTCCGAGGCGGCGCTCGAATTCCGCCAGCTCGGCGCGCGCGTGATCGGCCTGTCCGCCGACGATTACGACACGCTTCGGCGCTTCTCGGTCGAGGCCTGCCGAAACGCCTTCCCGGTCGCCACCGCCACTGCGACGACGATCCGCGCCTATGACGTGCTTCTGCGTCCCGGCCAGCCGATGACCAACCGCACATCCTTCGTCATCGCGCCCGACGGGCACATCATCTACGCTTATTCGGATCTCGATTATCGCAACCACGTGGCCAACACGCTCGCGGCGGTGCGCGAATGGCGCGCCCGGCAGCGGAGGCGCGGCTGA